Within the Gossypium raimondii isolate GPD5lz chromosome 12, ASM2569854v1, whole genome shotgun sequence genome, the region atatattacctattttcatttttatatattatttattccaaacttatacatatattacctttttttttctatataatttctttattgatttgtatattgttgatttcaaatttctttttccttattattcattctcaaatttgattatttttaatttgtttacattttattttgccttttatgtttttttatactctttgttttaaattcattggtatttgattattgatgctagtatttaaataatttccattatatgttttataaattatttatttgtattttcatattgccttttttttatcaaagtttttacGCATCGTTTTAATATTGCGTaaatttttcccaattttaaaaaggaaaaattttaaaaataaggcaatattcagtactttggagctttgagaaaatcgtgccctaacttactggatttcgatttttttatccaaataaccaaatatcctttttaaaactttaatgcatgagacaaacttagtttcgagggttaaaatgacgtatcctaacttactggatgtgacatcttattacttcgGGACAAGGAGGTCTTaacatcaaatttgatttattcaagtttttaaagaggatcgtattttacaatcttttcaaattttcgacattagggcgttaattaatcaattaggtacaatttttgggcgttacgagggtgctaatccttcctcgtacataaTCGACTCCCGagcttgttttctcaaattttgtagaccaaaatcattattttaataaatcaaaatgttttattaaaatgattaatctcaaggtgacccgattACACCTcgaaaaaaagattggtggcgagtccattttcgttttaaaagtcgaccccatttttcaaaataaaaatggtttcgacatgatataatattgaaaaattttaataccttTGATTCACtaatcaatttttaacagtttattaataaatgcaaattttattaaatttaacatttttattgaaatagaattgttataaaataaaaacaaaaaataaattgtaatcacacaaatatatacatgttataGAAATGGATATAATtgattgaaacatgaaaataactACATGgcacaattaattaaaatatagtaataaaatttagaatatttcGAAAATAATACCTCTTAATGGTAGCTCCAAAATTAGGAGCTGAAAATAAATGATACAACGATAGATAggtataaaatagaaattcttatccatacatacatacataacgATGCTGGTGCAGAGAATCAGAAACGGATGCCATCATCATTTGCAACATCGAAAACCATCCATtccatataaaaatcatttggtttagtattcattttataatttataaaataataaaaatttaatttaatcttttaaaattataaaaatataaaatttaatttcgataCCAAAATTTGTTTCTCCACTTCGCTCCTGGTTtggatgaaaagaaaattgcaAATGTAATAGTAAGAGAATACAATCTCTTGATCGATGATTTTAGTATGATATATTGCTCACATTATATATGGCCACCGCCAGAACAGAAGTGTTCAAATGTGAATAGAGTTAAAAGCATCGCATTTCAGCCTGACTTCTCCTTGATTCCCAGTCTTAACCCCATTAAGGCTAAGCTTTTCAATTGCTCGAGCGAAATCATTGAAAAAAGCAGTCTGGTTTTTAGCATACAATTGCACGAAAGGCCTGGTTTTGGGGTTCTGGAAGAGCGCATTGTCAGATTCCAACAGCCCCATTCCCTTCTCCAAGTTCTGGTAATAAAGATTGTCAAACTTGGATGGAGTCATTACATCATTGAAAGCTGACATTGCAGGATTCTTCTCATAGTTGTGACAGAGTTTCTTTAGAGCCTCGGCATACTTGGGATTATAAGCAGGATCGGTGGGGACAGTTTTGCTATACCTGAAGAGCCTGTAAGCGAACTCCTTGCAGTGAGCGAATCCGAGGGTGTGGGCACCGGTGAGGGCGACCAATTCTTGAACGGTGAAGTTCTTGgattcaaactttttgatgatCTCATCCATGGTCATGTTAGCCAGTGGCATGTGCCCTTCTACGCTGGACTGAGTGGACACCAGGCTGTCCTTGCGGCCAAGGTTAACGGTGTAGAAGGGTCCCCCAACCATGGTAATGGCGTTACGTGTGGCCAAGGCGAGGATGTCGGCACAAGAGACAATGCCGGGGCAGGAAAGCTCGACGGCAGTCTTGGCACGTACAATTACGTCGAAAGCATCGCCAGGAAGAGAGAGGTTGATGTCGGCGTCACGTTCGGCCTTGTTGAAGGAATTGCTGGAGATGAGTACGGAAGCGTCACAGCCTCCTATCATGCAGTCGTGGAAGAAGAGGCGGAGGGTGCCAGCGGCGGTGGTGGGGTTGCTGATCTGTTTGGTGGTGACGACATCTCGAATGATGTTGTCCAAGTTAGGGCAAGATTGCCTGTAATAGTCAGGCGAAAGTTGGGACTGTGAGAGTGAGAAAGGGATATTGGAGAAGAAAAGGGGAAGGAGGATGAGGAGGAAGAGAAAGGAAGGAAAAGCCATGGGTTCCTTTAGCTTCCTGTCCCTCAATGGAGGGACGGGGGCAGAAAAAGAACGCTAATGTCTTGAATTTTGCACCAATATCCTGGGGATGCGTCCACCTCTGATCTGCTCTCTCGCGCTTCCCTTCCCTCCCTCTTTATTTTAAccctttttctgttttttctgttttttcattttgggtttTTCTTGTTTCCATCCTAAAATTTGGGTGACTTGGCTTTTTCTACGCTTCCCCACTAACATTTCCCATCTggattatcttttaaataaaaataatttcaaaattagcaatatatgtataaatcatttttatttgcatattattttactatttctaaTACTTATTCATATTAAATCACTTCTTGCGTGTGTTTGTTCAATGTTATGGGATAGGGGGATTGTAAAAGGTTtttctaaagaaaattttgtcctTTCCAATCACTTTAATCCAAAATTCAACCTaacgatcttttctttttgttatttttacatCTATGAATGCTAGGATCcaaaccaaaattgaaaattgaataaataagctttttggttttcttttgacttttaacttagATTTAAATCCCAGTAGATTTGAAAGTCTATCTAtttaccaattttttatttaaaatcattatttaagtttaaaaatgttttcaacCTCAACCCAATTACcttaattagaattaaaattaaaatagcttCAAGGAACAACAATTATAATCATTCATCGAGTAAAGagtgtaaataaaaaaattctaatttatttatgcACAATTATCTCTGAGACAACTCACATATGTATTAGTGGTGAGtcattcattttatatatttattgagAAAATAAGGAAGAGTTCAAGTATAACTGAAAGTAACGTGTGGGTCCTCAAACAAAAAGGATAGCAATTGGTCACTTGCTAGTTATTAAACCCCTATGTTGACCTCTCTAGGGCAGCATGAGGCTTACCTTGTACGACAAGCTCACGCCCAATGCTTTCCACTCTTGGTTTGAGTAAAAAATCAAAGCCCCTACACTAATTAGgatctctaattaattttaaggtaAATTATATTGCTATTCGCTCAAttattggtaaaaaaaaatttattcaccaattattaaaagttacaaaatatcactcaattatttgattttgtcttcttcttttttatcacTAACTATTAAATAGCTAACAAGAATATAACATGACAgcttttaatttaacataataataattttaaccctcaatatttatacattatatcaatttagtcttaattctaaaaaatttaaccctcaacaacATTTACACTTAGGGGACAGGAACAATCTTTGGATGTCAACTTTTTCTGGCTACTTCCTTTCATCGTGCATTTGCGACAAAGCTTACCATGTGTATACAGAAGACAGTTCAGATCAAACTTAAGTTCGTTTGGGATCCTACGGTTGAGATGAAGGTATGTCTTATTCCTGTCCGCTACAGCAGGGACCCAACCGATGGCCCTAGCAATCTCAAAAACCTGCAAAGATATTTGAGAGCTAATAAATAagtttcaaatattaatttaaacacaACTGGAACAATCTGTTGCTACTCACATGTGTGTCCACTGGGAAATCATCTTGCTGAAGATTGAACATCAAAACACAAGCCACCTGTCAGGCATTGAGAGTTGAGGATTTGCATGGTTAATCTGAAATTTCAATGCTGGTAATATTAAGCAATTTAAAACACGTGATAACTCCAAAAACAGATCACAATCCAAAGagtttaaacaaataaaatattaaatctaaacGAGAGACCAGCATTGGAAATGACCAGTAATAGAAATCTTTAACATACTACCTAAACCTAGTCAGTTTGATACAAGGTCTGAAGCATACAGATATCTGATTAACATACATGCTGTAATTCTGTGAATAACATGCAAACTAGCATGGATTGCACGACAAAAGCATGTGACAAATTTAAGTCAAATACCAATGAAATGATGGCAGTAAAAAGAGTAATACCATATTCTGGTGATTGTGAAATTCAATTCAACACCCTTgccaaattaaataactaaagaTAACATTTATGTATTAGATAAAATGAAGATGATCAGGAAGAATAGCACAGGCTTAAAAATGATCGACACTGATAACAAAGCTTATATAttccatttttctttcctttctcaaATTTCAATAGATTTCATATAGAACATTGGCAAAGTCAATGAACATATCCTTAACATCATAATTCAACAGGACACTGATTCATTCATCAACGGTTACACACACATGCAATTATGTAAGTGAAAATACATAGAGAATTCATCAAACTTGAGCGCAGGATCCTGCAGCTTGTCACTATTTTCCATGCTGAGatattttcaacaattaattCCATGGGTACAGATCAAAGGGCACTTGTAGCACTTTCTGCCTTAATAATAAGCACCTGAAAAAGGCCTTACAACATTCTATACAGCAAATTGTTAGACATTCTCATGTACCATGCAcacatacaaaaaaaataaaaaaaaacatttagacTATCTGAGTTTCATATTATCTTCATAGTACTCGTTCAtgaaatatgaaactaaagagATAGATATTATTAAAGGGAAGATGCactaaataaattatcacaGGACCACTAAGGTCTTTTATCTGTATCTTTATTTCTAGAAGCAGCTATCCATACTGAATTAGGACAGATGCAGCAATGAGTAAATCTTGGGATGAAATGGGCTCCAAAACACACACCACAGCAATCAACAAAAAGGTGAATATCTCTAGAAGTTTTTGATGTTTCCTATTAGCAGTtaagacatatatatatcttcaGTGAATAACATGTTATTAGTAAATAGAGTAATATCCTAGTAGGCCAAAAGTTGAGTATTTTGCTTGACTGCATCTAACTGCAATGACCTTAGGAACCTTCGGTTGAGTTACTaataatcaagttttttttttccttcccttgaataataaaatgaacTATGGATATACTCAGGAGGATCACAGAACTTATAGGATGAtatttaagaaagaaaaagaagtatAACCAAAAGGACATTGATCAAAGACTACAAATGGAGTGAAACTATGATTGAGTGGCAGAAACATTCTATTAAATGGAACATGGAATTTACGTGATCACAGACATGCATGAATAGAGTCAAATTGCGCTTAAAGCAAAGTAGGTGATTGAAGATGTCAAAAGTACATTACTCTTGTGCTTTCAGcataaaaggaaaaacagaCTGATTTAAAGGTTGCAAGAGAAAAAGCCACAACAACAAATCTGGCCTTTTGAAAAGATAAGCAACAAAAGCAAAATTGCCATGGACAAGAAAGGCATAAATTTAGTTAGTAGCACACACAAACACATCCATATGAAAGATAGGTCTATCCAAAGCGCAAGAATTCTCTAATTTTCTACAATGCTTAAAAGGAGTAAGCAAtgcttatttcctttctttcaaTAGAAGTACTGAATTCAGATTACTTAACATATATGCTAAAGTCCATTCGTGGAAACTTACTGTCTTAGGGCCAACTCCTTTAAAATTGGAGAGCTCAGACTTAATTTCAGCAACCGACAAATCTCGTAAGTACTCCAAGCAGAGTTTGCCTTTTCTCTCATGCAGACAACTCAATACATTCTTAATACAAGAAGCTTTCCTTGGTGCTAAGCCGCCATATCTTATTGCATTTTCTAGACTTTTGGTTTCAGCAGCATATACCTGAAGTAAAACTGACGTTAATACATATATCCCAATTCATCTGATTAAAATGTGACTCCAAATTGGAACACCCTACAAACCAAAGTATTCAACCTCACCTCTAAAGactaaaaaccctaaagccAACATAACCTAAGAAGCATTTTAACTAAAACAACACAATACCATCAAATGCAAAAGcaattaaaaacatgtaaaatgttccacacacacacacatatccAATTCATCATCAACCAAATACATAACAAGAGCTTTAATGAGAAAAGGGAATTCTTGTTATTAACGGATAAACCATGAAGCcagtaaaagcaaataaattaaaactaactaTAGGTCCAAAGTCATAAATACCCATCAAGCCAAAACGAtcaaaattagaaagaaaaaaaaaaagttgcaacaaaatggaagaaaatctCAGAAAGCTTACATCTTCCCAGGTGGGAAAAACAGACTTGAGAGAAGCAAAAGCCTTTTGGGAATTAAGCTCAGTAGTATTCTGAGAGAGCACAATTTTGATCAGACCATCCAACACGCTTTCTTCCTTATGATCCCCATCATCACTGTTAATCAACGGCTCTGACTGTGCTTCGTTACTGAAGGGCTCCATTTTCATGAGTCTGTGACGGCGGTACTTGAGGAATTCTGGAGGGAAACCATGGAGAGCCAAGAGCTCGTCTCTTACGGCTCTACATTCTTCAGCGGTGGGTCTATGGTGACATGGGTATGGCTCTTCAGTGGTTAATTTGGGTGTTTTCCGGGACCGCCCATCCAGCTGAAGCTGCTTTCTTTTGCAGGTTTTCTGCATTTTTTATTTCGCGCTTTTGTTAATGACAGACGATACCgcacttttgaaatttttttacagtcatcaagtaatttttttattttaaaatgtcataataaaaaatttaatagaaaaaaataattagaccTAAAACTTGAGATCTGAAAGTTACATggacaaaatttttaaaaataaaaataaggtgatTGAATTTAAGATATGTGAACCTTGGAgcaaatttcaatttatctaaaaagtgtttttaaaagatgaaatatcCCTATAGTTATGACATCTataataattgtatttttaaacaaaacaaagtaaataaaaaagggttttttaTAATATCGAAaacttaaattaagttaaaaagcTAAAACGTTGAAAGtgataattaaaagtttaagaaaattaatagtaaaaaagTTCTAAACAAACGTAAATTTttgattgataaatttaatcatgGACACAATGATGTCTTCAATACATTTAGTAAATTAGTTGTAGTTAACTTAAAGCCGAACAACTAGTCTATCTTTGCTTTTTTTTAGTAACCAAGAGGCAACTCGTTTCAAATTACCCTAACCAATAAATAATCTTGTAACTCAGCGCTCAAGATTTAACTTACCAACAAAATTAAGAAATGAGAGGGGCCTAATTCTAACCAACAAACTCACCTCAATGAGGTTCATTTTAGCTAGATATCCACACCACATGATCATAAACTACGACATAAACAAGGCATGCAGTTTGTCACTAGTATtagaatgaattaaataattacaaatttaattattctaattggCAACACAACCGTTCTAAGTTATCAAATACTGGTCGAATGTTTAACAAACCTAaacaattgtaattaaaatataagatacGTGAATactaaagaacaaaaagaattaagcacaaattaagtctaataattttattaaatcaaatttcaataatcCTTCAACTAGAAAAAGAGTTTAGAAACCCATAAAATTGTAAGACACAATCAAGAAGAAAATAACTATAAtgcaaaaaataacaaatgttCTCTCACTCCCTTTTAGAATATCCTATTTATATTGTCGGATTAACGTAAATTAGCTAGGTTAGAAAAACTTGCTTGAGGTTGTAGAACTcataaatgatcaaaatacccccTAAAGCTTGGATAAAATATTCACGTTGGCGTAGGGGCGTTGAGCTAGAGGctgagttttgaagtttgtgGCACAGGGACACCAACATTTTGTCATGCGATTCCGCGTTGAGATGCCAATTCTAAAATTATGGtgctcaaattttttttcatgcttTATTTCTTTGTCGATGATGTTCAAACTCAAACCATAAATTTTGATGAACTTAATCTAAGtcataaaacaa harbors:
- the LOC105765753 gene encoding peroxidase 31, whose translation is MAFPSFLFLLILLPLFFSNIPFSLSQSQLSPDYYRQSCPNLDNIIRDVVTTKQISNPTTAAGTLRLFFHDCMIGGCDASVLISSNSFNKAERDADINLSLPGDAFDVIVRAKTAVELSCPGIVSCADILALATRNAITMVGGPFYTVNLGRKDSLVSTQSSVEGHMPLANMTMDEIIKKFESKNFTVQELVALTGAHTLGFAHCKEFAYRLFRYSKTVPTDPAYNPKYAEALKKLCHNYEKNPAMSAFNDVMTPSKFDNLYYQNLEKGMGLLESDNALFQNPKTRPFVQLYAKNQTAFFNDFARAIEKLSLNGVKTGNQGEVRLKCDAFNSIHI
- the LOC105765754 gene encoding putative DNA glycosylase At3g47830, translated to MQKTCKRKQLQLDGRSRKTPKLTTEEPYPCHHRPTAEECRAVRDELLALHGFPPEFLKYRRHRLMKMEPFSNEAQSEPLINSDDGDHKEESVLDGLIKIVLSQNTTELNSQKAFASLKSVFPTWEDVYAAETKSLENAIRYGGLAPRKASCIKNVLSCLHERKGKLCLEYLRDLSVAEIKSELSNFKGVGPKTVACVLMFNLQQDDFPVDTHVFEIARAIGWVPAVADRNKTYLHLNRRIPNELKFDLNCLLYTHGKLCRKCTMKGSSQKKLTSKDCSCPLSVNVVEG